The following proteins are co-located in the Bombus pyrosoma isolate SC7728 linkage group LG12, ASM1482585v1, whole genome shotgun sequence genome:
- the LOC122573474 gene encoding leucine-rich repeat neuronal protein 3-like — translation MNYRFFVIFIFTFATVECQNVANNANSNNTDATMDVEITNLEEEISKPKLPHLCTVCNCIDDIIDCDNRNLTHHLEGGQWSNKTIKIASFNGNLLVHVKPFPKIEIRKLSLQKNKITRIDPRAFKEIINLTELDLSHNQLTTENLKPGVFEGKFSSDAYEPLEKLVVLNLAHNVLHSLHQDLFEHMESLKVLNLSWNQFSRIDERTSIAISSLPYLEELDLSYCGLKTLSDVHFYSSRSLRKLNLSGNLLTSVPKALEETTMLEVLYLDENPIQIIDHLYPFPLIPKLKELSLCCMPHLTIVGPYAFSGLMSLEHLRIENCPKLESIDDYALATQNNSEVPVWPPLKKLDLSDNALRYLPQQLVARWDWLEKLDLMNNKWSCDCNNQYLIGTLLPKYGKKLMGDELDSLICAFPPEHAGKNLSSLSHRSLRCLDLNNARPERDATILIGVLVGLLLAIPVCLTIFVFWRRGFFFCGTQGPATFSRAFYKRATDDDEF, via the exons ATGAATTACcgatttttcgttatttttattttcacttttgcTACCGTTGAGTGCCAAAACGTTGCCAATAATGCAAACTCAAACAATACGGATGCAACTATGGACGTTGAAATTACCAATCTGGAGGAGGAAATATCTAAGCCGAAACTTCCACATTTGTGCACCGTATGCAATTGTATAG ATGATATCATAGATTGTGATAACAGAAATTTGACCCACCACTTGGAGGGTGGACAATGGTCCAATAAAACCATAAAGATAGCGTCGTTCAATGGGAATTTATTGGTTCACGTGAAACCATTcccaaaaatagaaattaggAAACTGTCGCTGCAGAAGAACAAAATCACGAGAATCGATCCTCGAGCCTTTAAGGAGATAATTAATCTTACCGAGTTAGATCTGAGTCATAATCAACTTACGACGGAAAACTTAAAACCTGGCGTGTTTGAG GGTAAATTTTCATCGGATGCTTACGAACCATTGGAGAAGCTAGTGGTCTTAAACTTAGCTCACAACGTGCTCCATTCGTTGCATCAAGATCTTTTCGAGCACATGGAAAGTCTGAAGGTGTTGAACCTTTCCTGGAATCAGTTCTCGAGAATCGACGAACGTACGTCCATTGCGATCAGCTCTCTTCCGTATCTGGAAGAGTTAGACTTGAGTTACTGTGGCCTAAAGACACTTTCGGACGTTCATTTCTACTCGTCTAG gTCCCTCAGGAAGCTTAACTTAAGCGGAAATCTACTTACATCTGTTCCGAAAGCTCTCGAGGAAACAACGATGCTCGAGGTGCTTTACCTGGACGAAAATCCAATTCAAATTATCGATCACTTATACCCGTTTCCACTTATTCCAAAACTGAAGGAGTTAAGCCTCTGTTGCATGCCTCATTTGACGATTGTCGGACCATATGCCTTTTCAGGCTTGATGTCTCTCGAGCATCTTCGTATAGAAAACTGTCCGAAACTGGAATCGATCGATGATTACGCTCTTGCCACGCAG aaTAACTCTGAGGTACCTGTGTGGCCGCCACTAAAGAAACTCGATTTATCGGATAACGCCCTGCGATATTTGCCTCAGCAATTGGTAGCAAGATGGGACTGGCTTGAAAAATTGGATCTGATGAACAACAAATGGAGCTGCGATTGCAATAATCAATATCTG ATTGGCACGTTGCTGCCAAAATACGGGAAGAAGCTCATGGGAGACGAACTGGATTCACTCATCTGTGCTTTCCCGCCGGAACACGCTGGCAAGAACTTGTCTTCGTTATCCCATCGAAGCTTGCGATGCTTGGACTTAAACAATGCAAGACCGGAAAGGGACGCGACGATCCTCATCGGCGTATTGGTCGGTCTATTGCTCGCCATTCCAGTCTGCCTGACGATTTTCGTTTTCTGGCGTCGTGGCTTCTTCTTCTGCGGCACTCAAGGACCCGCCACCTTCTCACGAGCTTTCTACAAGAGAGCCACGGACGACGATGAATTCTGA
- the LOC122573807 gene encoding homeobox protein PKNOX2-like isoform X1, which translates to MQEGSTAVALAMVTPGYDQDPASGVADYTTHQDQAQFEADKRAVYKHPLFPLLALLFERCEQATQSSDNSTSESFNMDIQAFVQHQERDRKPFLINDPEIDGLMIKAIQVLRIHLLELEKVQELCKDFCNRYITCLKGKMQSENLLRSDYSHHGHDMGPSSGSNGSSPLQVLSSTGNDVESGANGFRVSRGDTLSENGGASQLAAQEETGNDRPPSVRSSSTAQRSIRSSSQDHDDPLSPSTVHGSTPLSQIGAHSCAPVNDIYLGQDDMDCVNIGDRIYLEEVGYWGLLALQERENEYVDVGDANDEKYFDITVAGSPSPAPSEDEDEGCGTGTATSNHSSGGHGGNHSSVKKGRQKRGVLPKQATSIMRTWLFEHLVHPYPTEDEKRQIAGQTNLTLLQVNNWFINARRRILQPMLDGAGADSIQRAGKRHKVSKHVVQHQQVQPQQGGGWQSEDSGSDSGSSDGEGGADRSKDGNDSDEDDLH; encoded by the exons ATGCAAGAGGGTAGCACCGCCGTGGCGCTAGCGATGGTGACTCCTGGCTACGATCAGGACCCTGCAAGTGGGGTTGCCGATTACACGACTCATCAAGATCAGGCTCAGTTCGAGGCAGACAAGAGGGCAGTCTATAAACATCCCCTCTTCCCATTGCTCGCGTTACTTTTTGAAAGATGCGAACAAGCTACACAGAGTTCGGACAACTCGACGTCCGAAAGCTTCAACATGGACATACAGGCCTTCGTCCAACACCAAGAAAGAGACCGAAAGCCTTTCCTAATCAATGACCCCGAAATTGACGGTTTG ATGATCAAAGCGATACAGGTGCTGCGGATTCACCTACTCGAGCTGGAAAAAGTGCAGGAGCTGTGCAAGGACTTTTGCAACAGGTACATCACGTGCCTGAAGGGCAAGATGCAGAGCGAGAATCTGCTACGCAGCGATTACAGTCACCATGGACACGATATGGGTCCATCGAGTGGCAGCAACGGAAGCAGTCCTTTGCAG GTGCTGTCTTCTACAGGCAATGATGTTGAGTCGGGAGCTAACGGATTCAGAGTGAGCAGAGGCGACACCCTGTCGGAGAACGGTGGTGCGAGTCAGTTGGCTGCGCAAGAGGAAACCGGTAACGACAGGCCGCCGTCGGTGCGATCATCTTCCACTGCTCAGCGTTCGATCAGATCCTCCAGCCAGGACCATGACGATCCACTGTCACCTTCCACGGTACACGGGAGCACACCACTTTCACAAATTGGGGCTCATTCCTGTGCACCAGTCAACGATATCTATCTTGGTCAAG ATGATATGGACTGTGTGAATATTGGCGACAGAATATATTTAGAAGAGGTTGGTTATTGGGGCCTCCTTGCCTTGCAAGAGCGTGAAAATGAATACGTCGATGTCGGGGATGCGAATGACGAAAAGTATTTTG ATATTACCGTGGCTGGTTCTCCTTCACCTGCACCAAGTGAAGACGAAGATGAAGGATGTGGCACTGGCACTGCTACTTCCAATCACAGTAGTGGTGGTCATGGAGGTAATCATAGCAGCGTTAAGAAAGGAAGACAAAAACGGGGCGTCTTACCTAAACAAGCTACAAGCATTATGCGAACTTGGCTCTTCGAACATTTAGTT CATCCATACCCCACGGAGGATGAGAAGCGTCAAATAGCGGGTCAAACGAACTTAACGTTGCTACAAGTCAATAATTGGTTCATCAATGCTCGTCGAAGAATCCTTCAGCCAATGCTCGACGGTGCCGGAGCGGATTCGATACAGCGAGCCGGGAAACGTCACAAGGTATCGAAACACGTGGTGCAACACCAACAGGTGCAGCCACAACAAGGCGGTGGCTGGCAATCTGAAGATTCTGGAAGTGACTCCGGTTCCAGCGACGGTGAGGGAGGTGCCGATAGATCGAAAGATGGTAACGATAGCGACGAAGATGATCTTCACTGA
- the LOC122573807 gene encoding homeobox protein PKNOX2-like isoform X2 translates to MQEGSTAVALAMVTPGYDQDPASGVADYTTHQDQAQFEADKRAVYKHPLFPLLALLFERCEQATQSSDNSTSESFNMDIQAFVQHQERDRKPFLINDPEIDGLMIKAIQVLRIHLLELEKVQELCKDFCNRYITCLKGKMQSENLLRSDYSHHGHDMGPSSGSNGSSPLQVLSSTGNDVESGANGFRVSRGDTLSENGGASQLAAQEETGNDRPPSVRSSSTAQRSIRSSSQDHDDPLSPSTVHGSTPLSQIGAHSCAPVNDIYLGQDITVAGSPSPAPSEDEDEGCGTGTATSNHSSGGHGGNHSSVKKGRQKRGVLPKQATSIMRTWLFEHLVHPYPTEDEKRQIAGQTNLTLLQVNNWFINARRRILQPMLDGAGADSIQRAGKRHKVSKHVVQHQQVQPQQGGGWQSEDSGSDSGSSDGEGGADRSKDGNDSDEDDLH, encoded by the exons ATGCAAGAGGGTAGCACCGCCGTGGCGCTAGCGATGGTGACTCCTGGCTACGATCAGGACCCTGCAAGTGGGGTTGCCGATTACACGACTCATCAAGATCAGGCTCAGTTCGAGGCAGACAAGAGGGCAGTCTATAAACATCCCCTCTTCCCATTGCTCGCGTTACTTTTTGAAAGATGCGAACAAGCTACACAGAGTTCGGACAACTCGACGTCCGAAAGCTTCAACATGGACATACAGGCCTTCGTCCAACACCAAGAAAGAGACCGAAAGCCTTTCCTAATCAATGACCCCGAAATTGACGGTTTG ATGATCAAAGCGATACAGGTGCTGCGGATTCACCTACTCGAGCTGGAAAAAGTGCAGGAGCTGTGCAAGGACTTTTGCAACAGGTACATCACGTGCCTGAAGGGCAAGATGCAGAGCGAGAATCTGCTACGCAGCGATTACAGTCACCATGGACACGATATGGGTCCATCGAGTGGCAGCAACGGAAGCAGTCCTTTGCAG GTGCTGTCTTCTACAGGCAATGATGTTGAGTCGGGAGCTAACGGATTCAGAGTGAGCAGAGGCGACACCCTGTCGGAGAACGGTGGTGCGAGTCAGTTGGCTGCGCAAGAGGAAACCGGTAACGACAGGCCGCCGTCGGTGCGATCATCTTCCACTGCTCAGCGTTCGATCAGATCCTCCAGCCAGGACCATGACGATCCACTGTCACCTTCCACGGTACACGGGAGCACACCACTTTCACAAATTGGGGCTCATTCCTGTGCACCAGTCAACGATATCTATCTTGGTCAAG ATATTACCGTGGCTGGTTCTCCTTCACCTGCACCAAGTGAAGACGAAGATGAAGGATGTGGCACTGGCACTGCTACTTCCAATCACAGTAGTGGTGGTCATGGAGGTAATCATAGCAGCGTTAAGAAAGGAAGACAAAAACGGGGCGTCTTACCTAAACAAGCTACAAGCATTATGCGAACTTGGCTCTTCGAACATTTAGTT CATCCATACCCCACGGAGGATGAGAAGCGTCAAATAGCGGGTCAAACGAACTTAACGTTGCTACAAGTCAATAATTGGTTCATCAATGCTCGTCGAAGAATCCTTCAGCCAATGCTCGACGGTGCCGGAGCGGATTCGATACAGCGAGCCGGGAAACGTCACAAGGTATCGAAACACGTGGTGCAACACCAACAGGTGCAGCCACAACAAGGCGGTGGCTGGCAATCTGAAGATTCTGGAAGTGACTCCGGTTCCAGCGACGGTGAGGGAGGTGCCGATAGATCGAAAGATGGTAACGATAGCGACGAAGATGATCTTCACTGA